TGTAAATGGTGCTCATATTAATTATAGCCCAAAACGACAGAAAGGCAGCACAGTTTAGCTTTGTACATGTCCAGCTGTTAAAGGGCAAAAGTATCCAAGGAACTGTAAGTATTAAACACTATTTTCATCATAACACCTCTTAAACGTAGACgctgcaggaaacactgattcGGTGTAGAGATCTACGCTTTTCAGGAAATACTTCCTCATTTGCAATCCCTGATactgagagcagagaaagacGGTCTCTCTAGGATTTATGACTGTCAGGATGGCAAAGGGCAGAGCTTTATTGCACCCGAGCTGAGCAACAGTCCTTCAGTGTGATGCATCATGTTGCAGAGCAGATTAAAGGCTTGGGAACACACTCGGAGACACCAATCAGATGGTCAGCCAAACAAACAATCCAACAATTTGAGAGGAATTCACGATGTGGGATTAATTACCTAAACAACAGATGAAAAcacttaaagctgctataatcaatatttttattattaacgGTAAATCAAATGACCAATGTGTAACATGAATGGAGTCGCTGTCAGTCTCAGACACTCAGAATTAGATCTCAACAACTGCAATAACTCTATTGAGCCTTTTAGTCTATTTTAGTCTGCTctcttattgttttggttttctggcccATAATTCAACTCTCTTCAACCCCGAGTCCAGTTGCAGCAGGCAGATATTTTTAGCAATAAACCCGCTGTACACTACACATGCAGCACCAAATTGGCAGACAAACTATTCGGCAAACATaactggagcatttagcagctaaagagataCCAGACACCTTTTTACTGGCTGGTGTAGACCAAAATGGAATTAAAAGAGGAGTGACTATTGGAGTTCAATTTTGTCAGCTGGCTCCCGATGCATGTTAATATTCATCTGTGTCTACTGGTTTGGTAATATGTTAGCCAtaacaactttaaaaatgtgaagatATATTTGAGCTTGTTCCTCTACCCTTGAATGGAGGGCGGGGGGgaaatcaaaaccaaaaaaagaaacacttaattcaattttaagaaaaaaatgttgatgaaaaTCTCATTGATCAAGCATCCCATCTGttattttgtttctcatttgaCCCTCTGACCCCTGGAGCCCCAGGTGAAACCAtcagattgcttgttttgttgaaACACTGGTACAGCATCAAAGATTAAGTGAAGTTGAATTAATGCGCTACTCCTTTGCTTTGTGATAGTGGTGGTGTTactgcaggcacacacatacacacatgcagtacaATCTATTCTGTCAATAATCCATATGTTcatttatacacacaaacagaccagACAGATATTGACTGACTGTTGGTTTCATTCTTCCCACCCTCTTCTCTGGCCTCCAGTTTGCCATGGCAACGGTGGTGATGGAGCAGATTGGTCGCCTGTTTATCAACGCGCAGCAGCTGCGTCAGATCCCCCAGCTGCTGGAGTCGGCCTTCCCCACGCTGCCTTGCACTGTGAAGGTGTCCGATGTTCCCTGGGTGTTCCGCGAGCGTCACATCCTCACCGGCTACAGACAGCCGGACCAAAGCTGGCGCTACTACTTCCTCACCCTCTTCCAAAGGCACAATGAGACCCTCAATGTGTGGACCCATTTGCTGGCCGCCTTCATCATTTTGGTGAAGTGGCAGGAGATCTCAGAGACGGTAGATTTTTTGCGAGATCCTCACGCTCAGCCCCTTTTCATTGTTCTCCTGGCAGCCTTCACCTACCTCTCCTTCAGCGCTCTCGctcatctcctctctgccaAGTCTGAGCTCTCCTACTACACCTTCTACTTCCTCGACTACGTGGGGGTCGCCGTCTACCAGTACGGCAGTGCCCTGGCGCACTACTACTATGCCATAGAGAAAGGGTGGCACACTAGAGTGCAAGGGCTCTTTTTACCCGCTGCAGCATTCCTGGCCTGGCTTACTTGCTTTGGCTGCTGCTATGGCAAATACGCGAGTCCTGAGCTGCCCAAGATTGTAAACAAGCTCTTCCAAGTGGTGCCCTCGGCCTTGGCTTACTGTTTAGACATAAGCCCTGTGGTTCACCGCATCTACAGCTGCTACCAGGAGGGCTGCTCCGACCCTGTCGTGACCTATCATTTCTACCACGTGCTCTTTTTCCTAATCGGCGCCTATTTCTTCTGCTGCCCTCACCCAGAGAGTTGGTTCCCTGGGAAGTGTGACTTCATCGGGCAGGGCCACCAGCTCTTTCACGTGTTCGTGGTGGTGTGCACCCTGATGCAGGTCGAAGCGTTGCGAACAGACTTCACAGAGCGCCGTCCCTTCTACGAGCGCCTTCACGGCGACCTTGCACACGACGCCGTGGCgctcttcatcttcactgcCTGCTGCAGTGCTCTAACCGCTTTTTATGTGCGCCAGCGTGTACGTGCCTCTCTCCACGAGAAGGAGCAGTAAGAaggaaatgagtaaaaaaaaattttaaaaagttgagTCTTAAGTTATTTTACTCTGTAGTGaccattaattaaaataattcaaatgtttttgtcaatgaacaTTATCAGTTTGTGACAGTGACTTATGGTTATTTCTTCTCTATGTGATCTGCCAAACTACagtgagctaaaaaaaaaaaaacccagtgtgATTAagggtgtgtttttgtgacttcCAGTGAGGAAAAGGGAATCTTATAATTGGTCTGTAGCAACACAGGTAGTACTTAAACACTGCA
The nucleotide sequence above comes from Pempheris klunzingeri isolate RE-2024b chromosome 8, fPemKlu1.hap1, whole genome shotgun sequence. Encoded proteins:
- the paqr7b gene encoding membrane progestin receptor alpha-B; amino-acid sequence: MATVVMEQIGRLFINAQQLRQIPQLLESAFPTLPCTVKVSDVPWVFRERHILTGYRQPDQSWRYYFLTLFQRHNETLNVWTHLLAAFIILVKWQEISETVDFLRDPHAQPLFIVLLAAFTYLSFSALAHLLSAKSELSYYTFYFLDYVGVAVYQYGSALAHYYYAIEKGWHTRVQGLFLPAAAFLAWLTCFGCCYGKYASPELPKIVNKLFQVVPSALAYCLDISPVVHRIYSCYQEGCSDPVVTYHFYHVLFFLIGAYFFCCPHPESWFPGKCDFIGQGHQLFHVFVVVCTLMQVEALRTDFTERRPFYERLHGDLAHDAVALFIFTACCSALTAFYVRQRVRASLHEKEQ